One segment of Lytechinus pictus isolate F3 Inbred chromosome 13, Lp3.0, whole genome shotgun sequence DNA contains the following:
- the LOC129274968 gene encoding DDB1- and CUL4-associated factor 13-like, with protein sequence MVKVKVLSRNPDDYVRETKHDIHKVPRNYDPSLHPFEAPREYMRALNATKLERVFAKPFLGSLEGHTDSVHCLRKHPTNLSTVASGGCDGTVRLWDLSTRACQRTINAHKGFVRGLCMDKTGQFLFTVGDDKTIKKWRTFQRMNDTSQEPLNTIIGKNMFISIDHHWKDSTYATCGSKVDIWDETHADPIRSYSWGSDSIHSIKFNPVETYMLGSCTQDRNIILYDMRGAAPLRKVVMEMRTNTIAWNPMEAFVFTAANEDYNLYTFDMRMLKTALNVHMDHVSAVVDVDYSPTGKEFVTGSFDKTIRIYAADKGHSREIYHTKRMQHVSCVRWSLDNKYILSGSDEMNIRIWKANASEKLGKLNRREEASTLYNSKLKEKFQHHPQVKRISRHRHVPNMVYKETKTIRIQKESRKRKEHNRRKHSKPGTVPFKAERKKHILSEVE encoded by the exons ATGGTGAAAGTGAAGGTTCTGAGTAGAAATCCAGATGATTACGTCCGAGAAACTAAGCATGATATACACAAAG TTCCTCGTAATTACGACCCATCCCTGCACCCATTTGAGGCACCAAGGGAGTATATGAGAGCTTTGAATGCTACCAAATTGGAGAGAGTGTTTGCAAAGCCTTTTCTGGGGTCACTGGAAGGTCACACCGATTCTGTTCATTGCCTCAGAAAACATCCAACCAATTTATCAACTGTGGCCTCAGGTGGATGCGATGGCACG gtcagACTTTGGGATCTCTCGACAAGAGCATGTCAAAGAACTATCAATGCACACAAAGGTTTCGTGAGAGGGTTGTGTATGGATAAGACTGGCCAGTTCTTATTCACa GTCGGAGATGACAAAACAATCAAGAAATGGAGGACGTTCCAGAGAATGAACGACACAAGCCAAGAACCTTTGAATACCATTATTGGGAAG aatatgttCATCTCAATCGATCACCACTGGAAGGATTCTACTTACGCTACATGCGGGTCAAAGGTCGACATCTGGGACGAGACGCATGCTGACCCCATCAGATCATACTCATGGGGGTCGGATAGTATACACAGCATCAAATTCAACCCAGTCGAG ACGTACATGCTGGGTAGCTGCACGCAGGATAGGAACATCATTCTGTACGACATGAGAGGGGCGGCACCACTCAGGAAGGTCGTCATGGAGATGAGAACAAACACAATTGCCTGGAATCCGATGGAGGCTTTCGTTTTCACTGCAGCTAATGAAGATTATAA CTTATACACATTTGACATGAGAATGTTAAAGACTGCCCTCAATGTTCACATGGACCACGTCTCGGCGGTTGTGGACGTAGATTACTCACCGACAGGCAAGGAGTTTGTGACTGGCAGCTTTGATAAGACCATCCGGATCTATGCTGCGGATAAAGGGCACAGTCG TGAGATATACCATACCAAACGCATGCAACATGTAAGCTGTGTAAGGTGGAGTCTTGATAACAAGTACATTCTCAGTGGATCCGATGAGATGAATATCAGGATATGGAAGGCCAACGCATCAGAGAAACTTGGAAAG CTGAATCGAAGAGAAGAGGCTTCCACCCTGTACAATTCCAAACTAAAAGAGAAGTTCCAGCATCATCCTCAGGTTAAGAGAATCAGCAGACATCGTCACGTACCTAATATGGTCTATAAGGAGACCAAGACAATACGCATACAGAAGGAATCAAGAAAACGAAA ggaGCACAACCGAAGAAAACACAGCAAGCCAGGAACAGTGCCATTTAAAGCAGAAAGGAAGAAACATATCCTATCAGAAGTTGAATGA
- the LOC135156435 gene encoding growth hormone secretagogue receptor type 1-like, whose product MAYREGQGLEQERSPIRPERDLSGALSLSAEALTLLGNILPVIVVFRFKTRAERTVTDILIGTLAINDIFSVLLPLPVSLPSFIAPGSESAWHGGKAACIFYQFSVYWLQNSAMLLVTAMALERWLAVTFPLRYKSWTTRGRARTMIVVIFGSTFVVACLPVMGLAPPAVSKHGSRFCRSWIATQPEVWYHTIFPIVLISQGWVSMVLVLVLNVCLMVRLTRFRRRLKTDRGEMTTERKSIREFTKLVLVVAVLFYCTWLPVLVSIIIILFLI is encoded by the coding sequence ATGGCCTATCGGGAGGGCCAGGGGCTGGAGCAGGAGCGCAGCCCCATTCGTCCTGAGAGAGATCTAAGTGGTGCTTTAAGTTTATCCGCCGAAGCCTTGACGCTGCTCGGTAATATACTGCCAGTGATAGTGGTGTTCAGGTTCAAGACCCGAGCCGAGAGGACGGTCACAGACATCCTGATTGGAACTCTTGCGATCAATGATATCTTTTCGGTGCTATTGCCTCTACCGGTTTCTCTACCCAGTTTCATTGCTCCTGGTTCCGAATCCGCATGGCACGGGGGCAAGGCAGCGTGTATTTTCTACCAATTCTCTGTCTACTGGCTACAAAATTCAGCCATGCTTCTCGTCACTGCCATGGCCTTAGAACGATGGCTAGCCGTCACGTTCCCGCTGCGATACAAAAGCTGGACCACGCGCGGACGAGCTCGAACCATGATCGTCGTCATCTTCGGATCGACGTTCGTTGTCGCGTGTCTGCCCGTCATGGGCCTGGCTCCACCGGCTGTGTCGAAACACGGCAGCAGGTTCTGCCGTTCCTGGATCGCTACGCAACCGGAGGTCTGGTACCACACCATCTTCCCCATAGTTCTTATATCACAGGGCTGGGTCTCCATGGTACTGGTCCTGGTCCTGAATGTGTGCTTGATGGTTAGACTAACAAGGTTTAGGAGGAGACTCAAAACGGACCGAGGTGAAATGACCACGGAGAGAAAATCAATACGTGAATTTACAAAACTTGTTCTTGTCGTCGCTGTGCTTTTTTACTGTACCTGGTTACCTGTACTCGTGAgtataatcataattttatttctaatttga